One window of Alkaliphilus metalliredigens QYMF genomic DNA carries:
- a CDS encoding MATE family efflux transporter, giving the protein MINKIKYFLRVKHLIGDEEIQGTLPSSKFAYQLYNSFAWPAAVEGWFIYLISSIDLIMIGSLGADAIAATGIIGQPRMIFLSASRSLGVSVTALVARRKGEGNIIDLNKCLKQSLLFIFLFSIVSLLLSFKYIEDILYFAGAQMEYIAMATDYARIVVIAACFTAMAVVVNSAHIGVGNTKIVLWSNITGNLVNILFNFFLIYGIGFFPRLGIVGAGISTLFGSITTFLITIISVCNRRNELSILGKKGWIFEKKTMEPLTIIGSNVFAENIFERIGMFLYSKMVAELGTIAFATHHICMNLCDMFYCFGQGMSKASSALAGQKLGEKRKDLAIIYGKIGQRLGLMASSIAFLIFFMGRKWLMMLYSRDPQVIALGANILIIIAICSFVQTQGLIYSGVLRGAGDTRYVAIYSLIIIAILRPIQTWILCFPLGLGLYGAWIALITDQTLRMFFASKRFYSKKWMGVNL; this is encoded by the coding sequence ATGATAAATAAAATCAAATATTTCTTAAGAGTAAAACATTTAATAGGAGATGAAGAGATACAGGGGACACTACCATCTAGTAAGTTTGCATATCAATTGTATAACTCATTTGCTTGGCCTGCTGCTGTAGAGGGGTGGTTTATCTATCTGATTTCTTCAATCGATTTGATTATGATAGGTTCATTAGGGGCTGATGCAATTGCTGCCACAGGTATTATCGGTCAGCCGCGTATGATTTTTTTGTCCGCAAGTCGATCACTTGGCGTATCGGTGACTGCTTTGGTAGCTCGAAGAAAAGGAGAAGGCAATATCATTGATTTAAATAAATGTTTAAAGCAATCCCTATTGTTCATTTTTCTATTTTCAATTGTTTCCCTGCTTCTTTCTTTTAAATATATTGAAGATATTCTTTACTTTGCAGGAGCACAGATGGAGTATATAGCTATGGCTACAGACTATGCAAGAATTGTTGTTATAGCTGCTTGTTTTACAGCTATGGCGGTAGTTGTAAATTCTGCGCATATTGGCGTGGGAAATACAAAAATTGTCCTGTGGTCTAACATAACAGGCAACTTGGTGAATATCCTTTTCAATTTTTTCTTAATCTATGGTATTGGATTTTTTCCTAGATTAGGAATTGTAGGAGCTGGTATTTCAACATTATTTGGGAGTATAACCACTTTTCTGATTACAATCATATCTGTATGTAATAGAAGAAATGAATTATCAATTTTGGGAAAAAAAGGGTGGATTTTTGAAAAAAAGACAATGGAACCATTGACAATAATTGGAAGTAATGTTTTTGCAGAAAATATTTTTGAGCGGATCGGTATGTTCTTATATTCAAAAATGGTAGCGGAACTTGGAACAATTGCCTTTGCAACCCATCATATCTGTATGAATCTTTGTGATATGTTTTATTGTTTTGGACAAGGTATGAGCAAAGCTAGCTCTGCTTTGGCAGGACAAAAGCTTGGAGAAAAGCGAAAGGATCTAGCAATCATATATGGGAAAATAGGTCAAAGGCTAGGGCTAATGGCATCATCTATTGCATTTTTAATATTTTTCATGGGCAGGAAATGGTTAATGATGCTGTACTCTAGGGATCCCCAAGTGATTGCCTTAGGTGCCAATATCCTTATCATTATAGCGATATGCAGTTTTGTTCAGACACAGGGATTAATTTATTCTGGTGTATTAAGGGGGGCTGGAGATACCCGTTATGTTGCCATATATTCATTAATTATCATAGCAATTCTTAGACCCATTCAAACTTGGATTCTATGCTTTCCTTTAGGCCTGGGACTATATGGAGCATGGATTGCATTAATTACTGATCAGACACTACGTATGTTTTTCGCTTCAAAGCGTTTTTATAGTAAAAAATGGATGGGTGTTAATCTATAG
- a CDS encoding ABC transporter ATP-binding protein, with protein sequence MALESLLQIKDLTVGYGNIEIVKDINFTLKRGEILGIVGESGCGKSTLLKAIMQLSGTGVVTKKGSILFEGTDMLSISKEELRRIRGNRLGVVFQNPGGSLNPLRKIKHQFIETMQSHRKINKKEAYKSILNILSRLDLEDGERILNSFPFELSGGMNQRVAIALAMIMEPELILADEPTSALDVTVQVQVVEELLKLRERFFTSIIMITHNMGVVAKIADKIGVMYAGEMVEYGEKNQILETPIHPYTKALLAAIPKIDGKMPQGLPGRPFVFGESHKGCRFLSRCNCFSKECQEKTNHVSFVEKEHWSTCIKLDGVKSYGYSSIRSS encoded by the coding sequence ATGGCATTGGAAAGTTTATTGCAAATTAAGGATTTAACTGTGGGTTATGGAAACATAGAGATTGTAAAGGATATAAATTTTACCCTTAAGAGGGGAGAAATATTAGGAATCGTTGGAGAAAGCGGATGTGGTAAAAGTACCCTTCTTAAAGCGATCATGCAGCTTTCTGGCACGGGTGTGGTGACGAAAAAAGGAAGTATACTATTCGAGGGAACAGACATGTTATCCATTTCAAAGGAAGAATTAAGACGAATTAGAGGAAATAGACTAGGAGTTGTTTTTCAAAATCCTGGTGGATCATTGAATCCTTTACGTAAAATAAAGCATCAGTTTATAGAGACAATGCAAAGTCATCGAAAGATCAATAAGAAGGAGGCATATAAAAGTATATTAAATATACTTAGTAGGCTGGATTTGGAGGATGGAGAACGGATTTTAAATAGTTTTCCATTTGAATTGAGTGGGGGGATGAATCAGAGGGTGGCCATTGCTTTGGCCATGATTATGGAACCGGAATTGATTTTGGCAGATGAACCCACCAGTGCATTGGATGTTACGGTACAGGTACAAGTAGTAGAGGAATTACTAAAACTGCGGGAACGGTTCTTTACTTCAATCATAATGATTACCCACAATATGGGTGTTGTTGCAAAAATAGCAGACAAAATCGGTGTCATGTATGCAGGAGAGATGGTGGAATATGGAGAGAAAAATCAAATTTTGGAGACTCCAATACACCCCTATACCAAGGCATTGCTTGCTGCCATTCCCAAAATTGATGGGAAGATGCCTCAAGGACTTCCAGGAAGACCTTTTGTTTTTGGAGAATCACATAAAGGCTGTCGTTTTCTATCAAGATGCAATTGTTTTTCGAAGGAATGTCAAGAAAAAACAAATCATGTAAGCTTTGTTGAAAAAGAGCACTGGTCAACCTGTATAAAACTAGATGGAGTGAAGTCATATGGATATTCCAGTATTAGAAGTTCGTAA
- a CDS encoding ABC transporter ATP-binding protein, giving the protein MDIPVLEVRNIKKTFKKGKYTVTAVDGISFKMMPGEVLGLVGESGSGKSTIAKLITHLQSIDEGQIIFNGEDISHVSRKKMISIYKEMQMVFQDPVGSFDPRMKIGDSIREVLCRLCYSQGKLDKIKVEEVVETLLNQVGLKPEYAERYPYELSGGQCQRAAIARAIAVHPKLLICDEVTSALDVSAQAQIVELLISLGKQLDMAILFISHDLSLVSCICDKVCVLYKGEQVEYRETKKVIRTPDHPYTKKLLSSALYMDKMNV; this is encoded by the coding sequence ATGGATATTCCAGTATTAGAAGTTCGTAATATAAAGAAAACATTCAAAAAAGGGAAATATACAGTAACTGCAGTAGATGGTATTAGTTTTAAAATGATGCCAGGTGAGGTACTTGGTCTTGTTGGGGAAAGTGGCAGTGGCAAAAGCACAATAGCAAAGTTAATCACCCATTTACAGTCTATAGATGAGGGGCAAATCATTTTCAATGGAGAAGATATTTCCCATGTAAGCAGAAAGAAAATGATAAGTATTTATAAAGAGATGCAGATGGTTTTTCAAGATCCAGTGGGTTCCTTTGATCCTCGTATGAAAATTGGAGATTCCATAAGGGAAGTATTATGTCGTCTCTGCTATAGTCAGGGAAAACTTGATAAAATAAAAGTAGAAGAAGTTGTGGAAACCCTATTAAATCAAGTGGGTCTTAAGCCTGAATATGCAGAAAGATATCCCTATGAATTAAGTGGAGGCCAATGTCAAAGAGCTGCCATAGCCAGGGCAATTGCAGTACACCCTAAATTACTCATCTGTGATGAAGTCACCAGTGCATTGGATGTTTCAGCACAGGCACAGATCGTGGAACTCCTTATTTCTTTAGGAAAACAGCTGGATATGGCAATTTTATTTATATCCCATGATTTATCACTTGTCAGCTGTATTTGTGACAAAGTCTGTGTACTATATAAAGGAGAACAAGTTGAATATCGAGAGACAAAGAAAGTAATCAGAACCCCAGATCATCCCTACACAAAAAAACTATTATCCTCTGCTTTGTATATGGATAAGATGAATGTATGA
- a CDS encoding CGGC domain-containing protein, translating into MKIAILVNESTMDRCTGKGCFNAFYQQIDAFKSYSPEVELLGFTHVGGDLEHKIEKMINNGVDVVHLSSCLRAKYPEYQHLAHRLAEHFKVVGYTHGSEKGKSRDSISLDKKQRKVI; encoded by the coding sequence ATGAAAATTGCTATTTTAGTAAATGAATCCACAATGGATCGTTGCACTGGGAAGGGTTGTTTTAATGCTTTTTATCAGCAGATTGATGCCTTCAAAAGTTACAGTCCTGAAGTGGAACTCCTGGGATTTACCCATGTCGGTGGAGATTTGGAGCACAAAATTGAAAAAATGATCAATAACGGGGTGGATGTGGTACATCTTTCTTCCTGCCTCAGAGCAAAGTATCCAGAATACCAGCACTTGGCCCATAGGCTTGCTGAGCATTTCAAAGTTGTGGGCTACACACATGGTTCAGAAAAAGGTAAGAGTCGGGATTCAATTTCTTTGGATAAAAAACAACGAAAAGTAATCTAG
- a CDS encoding cupin domain-containing protein, with the protein MEQFIKNIELSKVLDLESLVTYQEGQVISRTLAQGKNLSLTLFAFDKGEEISSHSSSGDAMVYLLDGEADITIGEDVFNVKKGETIVMPAGISHALLAKEQFKMLLVVVFKP; encoded by the coding sequence ATGGAGCAATTCATCAAAAACATAGAACTTTCAAAAGTATTAGATCTGGAGTCATTGGTTACATATCAAGAAGGACAAGTCATTAGTAGAACTTTAGCACAAGGAAAAAACTTGAGCTTAACCTTATTTGCATTTGATAAGGGAGAAGAGATCAGTTCCCACTCTTCTAGCGGAGATGCAATGGTCTATTTACTTGATGGTGAGGCGGATATAACAATAGGAGAAGATGTTTTTAATGTAAAGAAAGGTGAAACGATTGTGATGCCCGCAGGTATATCACATGCATTATTGGCTAAAGAACAATTTAAAATGCTTTTAGTAGTGGTATTTAAGCCATAG
- a CDS encoding Crp/Fnr family transcriptional regulator — translation MMDSRLKYLNKCILFDHLSTDEIEPLFSTITYHVKCYQKNEVVFSPHHSIHHLGIILEGSVDVQKIFASGKAITVNRRFQYDLIADAALFANIQYYPSTISTCENSIIFFINKNDLLKLFAQDEIIMSKFLKSVSNRVLALNKTIEILSLSSVSAKIASFLLMEQKKQNSFTIRLQFSKKSLAEHLNVSRPTLSRELKNMQTAGLISFQNRTITIHSLERLVELCSV, via the coding sequence ATGATGGATAGTCGTTTAAAATATTTGAATAAATGCATCCTATTTGACCATCTTTCCACTGACGAGATAGAACCTCTATTCTCTACCATCACTTATCATGTAAAATGTTATCAAAAAAATGAAGTGGTGTTTTCCCCTCATCACTCCATACACCATTTAGGCATTATTTTAGAGGGAAGCGTAGATGTTCAAAAGATATTTGCATCAGGTAAAGCCATCACAGTCAACAGAAGATTTCAATACGATCTAATTGCCGATGCAGCTTTATTTGCTAATATCCAGTACTATCCTTCCACCATCTCTACCTGTGAAAATAGCATTATTTTTTTCATCAACAAAAATGATCTTTTGAAATTGTTCGCTCAGGATGAAATCATTATGTCAAAGTTTTTGAAATCTGTGTCCAATCGGGTTTTGGCACTCAACAAAACCATCGAGATCTTGTCCTTAAGTTCTGTCTCTGCAAAAATTGCTTCTTTTTTATTAATGGAACAGAAGAAACAAAATAGCTTTACAATTAGACTACAATTTTCTAAAAAGTCCTTGGCTGAGCATCTCAACGTATCTAGACCAACCCTATCAAGGGAACTTAAAAACATGCAAACAGCAGGACTCATTTCTTTTCAAAATCGAACCATCACAATACATAGCTTAGAAAGACTTGTGGAACTTTGTTCGGTTTAA
- a CDS encoding M14 family metallopeptidase: MTLKVGALSAEKGEKTQGFVRVMDTNTMIPVTLINGSEEGKTILITGGVHSCEYPGIQTAIELAKEIQPQDIKGRLMICHPLNKSGFEARRPGIVPEDEKNLNRVFPGDQEGTLTDKIAYTLVTEFQKQADFYIDMHGGEMYEQLTPYVYYVGNSTPEACERARNAASVIDCKYMVRSQATTGAYNYAGLQGIPSILMERGCNGIWDQETVNLYKKDVYNILIHLGLMKGTMTETQYKPEDLVDLIYLNSKVAGCWYPSVNAGDAVKKGEKLGEVRDYFSNPLATYYAEYDGIILYRTSTLWVDKDGGIVCYGKF, encoded by the coding sequence ATGACATTAAAAGTGGGGGCGCTAAGTGCTGAAAAGGGAGAGAAAACACAGGGTTTTGTAAGGGTAATGGATACAAATACAATGATTCCAGTAACACTAATAAATGGCAGTGAAGAAGGAAAAACAATCTTGATTACTGGAGGGGTTCATAGTTGTGAATATCCAGGTATTCAAACGGCAATAGAACTGGCAAAGGAAATTCAACCACAAGATATTAAGGGTCGTTTAATGATATGCCATCCATTGAATAAAAGTGGATTTGAAGCTAGAAGGCCAGGTATTGTTCCAGAAGATGAAAAAAATCTAAATAGAGTATTCCCTGGAGATCAGGAGGGCACATTGACCGATAAAATTGCCTACACCTTGGTTACTGAATTCCAAAAACAGGCGGATTTTTATATTGATATGCATGGTGGTGAAATGTATGAACAGTTAACACCCTATGTATACTATGTAGGCAATTCTACACCAGAAGCATGCGAAAGAGCCAGAAATGCTGCAAGTGTAATTGATTGTAAATACATGGTGAGATCTCAGGCTACAACAGGAGCCTATAACTATGCTGGACTACAGGGAATCCCTAGCATATTGATGGAGCGGGGTTGTAATGGTATATGGGATCAAGAGACAGTAAATCTCTATAAAAAAGATGTTTATAATATTTTGATACACTTAGGTTTAATGAAGGGTACGATGACAGAAACCCAATACAAACCAGAGGATTTAGTGGATTTAATCTACCTAAATTCTAAGGTTGCAGGGTGCTGGTATCCAAGTGTTAATGCAGGGGATGCAGTGAAAAAAGGGGAAAAGCTAGGAGAAGTCAGGGACTATTTTAGTAATCCACTTGCTACATATTATGCAGAATACGATGGCATTATTTTATATAGAACCAGTACTTTGTGGGTAGATAAAGATGGTGGAATTGTTTGCTACGGGAAGTTTTAA